In Paenibacillus sp. G2S3, a single window of DNA contains:
- a CDS encoding Gfo/Idh/MocA family oxidoreductase codes for MSKVFRVGIIGCGGIANGKHLPSLSRQSKVEIVAFCDIIKERAEEAAEKYGSSEAIVYTDYTELLKDHSIDIIHVLTPNDAHAEISIAALEAGKHVMCEKPMAKTAADAKRMVEAAKRTGKKLTIGYDNRYREDSLYLKKACESGELGHIYFAKAHAIRRRAVPTWGVFLDEEKQGGGPLIDIGTHALDLTLWMMDNYKPKVVLGTKYHELSQKEEAANAWGPWDPKKFTVEDSAFGMVVMENGATIMLEASWALNSLDVHEAKCSLSGTEAGADMKDGLRINGEKFSKLYTNKIELGAGGVAYYEGKAESAPDIELRKWIEAIEQDKDPVVTPEQAYVVSQILEAIYESAQTGKAVYLD; via the coding sequence ATGAGTAAAGTTTTTCGCGTAGGAATTATTGGATGTGGTGGAATTGCGAACGGGAAGCATCTTCCAAGTTTGAGCAGACAAAGTAAGGTTGAGATCGTTGCTTTCTGTGACATTATTAAAGAACGTGCTGAAGAAGCGGCAGAGAAATACGGAAGTTCTGAAGCTATAGTCTATACGGATTATACTGAATTATTGAAAGATCATTCCATTGATATTATTCACGTGCTAACGCCGAATGACGCTCATGCTGAGATCTCAATTGCAGCCCTTGAAGCAGGAAAACACGTCATGTGCGAAAAACCAATGGCCAAGACGGCAGCAGATGCCAAACGAATGGTGGAAGCAGCGAAACGTACAGGCAAGAAGCTAACTATTGGATATGACAATCGCTACAGAGAAGACAGTTTGTATTTGAAAAAAGCCTGTGAGTCCGGGGAGCTTGGTCATATCTATTTTGCAAAAGCACATGCCATTAGACGGAGAGCTGTACCGACATGGGGAGTATTCCTCGATGAAGAAAAGCAAGGTGGCGGACCGCTGATTGATATCGGAACCCATGCGCTGGATCTAACGCTGTGGATGATGGATAACTATAAACCAAAAGTCGTGCTGGGCACCAAATATCATGAGCTGTCTCAAAAAGAAGAGGCTGCAAACGCTTGGGGACCATGGGATCCGAAGAAATTCACTGTTGAAGATTCAGCCTTTGGAATGGTCGTGATGGAGAATGGCGCTACGATTATGCTCGAAGCGAGCTGGGCTCTCAATTCACTGGACGTGCATGAAGCGAAGTGCAGCTTAAGCGGGACGGAAGCTGGCGCGGATATGAAAGACGGACTTAGAATAAACGGAGAGAAATTCAGCAAGCTGTACACCAATAAAATTGAGCTCGGAGCAGGCGGCGTAGCCTACTATGAAGGTAAAGCAGAAAGTGCACCTGATATCGAATTAAGAAAGTGGATCGAAGCTATTGAACAGGATAAAGATCCCGTTGTAACTCCTGAACAGGCTTATGTTGTCTCGCAAATATTAGAAGCGATTTATGAATCTGCACAAACGGGTAAGGCTGTGTATTTGGATTAG
- a CDS encoding helix-turn-helix domain-containing protein translates to MSNFPYEMMFEKHDMLERLDISIQWGHYEITVLRFHLISFPPGRVIDFHNHSEFEFHFIPRGKGEVILGDLKYLLSEGMLYLTGPGVMHRQEANPEESMEELCLHVDIKEKIREDVDPWEVAEAETCVQKLKQLPLVPAQDYHSAMKCFLEAYEACEGKLTGYYTSIKHLVISILLKAVRAYDAGGIRTEAPVRDMSTYRYQYAIQYMEANYSGAVTLENVAEKLNISSRQLQRVFKQVNAEQSFSRALEDIRLKAVCRKLEESNCPIEQIAQTEGFTNATYLHIVFRKRLGMTPATYRNAKQTN, encoded by the coding sequence TTGAGTAACTTTCCCTATGAGATGATGTTTGAGAAGCATGATATGCTCGAGAGATTGGATATTTCTATTCAATGGGGACATTACGAGATAACAGTTCTTAGATTTCATTTGATCTCTTTTCCGCCGGGAAGAGTAATAGATTTCCATAATCATTCTGAATTCGAATTTCATTTTATTCCACGAGGAAAGGGAGAAGTTATTCTTGGCGATCTAAAATACCTCTTGTCAGAGGGAATGCTCTATTTAACCGGACCGGGTGTCATGCACCGCCAAGAGGCGAATCCAGAAGAATCCATGGAAGAGCTATGTCTACATGTGGACATCAAAGAGAAGATCAGAGAGGACGTAGATCCTTGGGAGGTTGCGGAGGCTGAGACCTGTGTTCAGAAGCTAAAGCAGCTACCACTAGTTCCAGCACAAGATTATCACAGCGCTATGAAATGTTTTCTTGAAGCCTATGAAGCTTGTGAAGGTAAACTAACGGGATATTATACTTCCATTAAACATCTCGTAATCAGCATTTTATTAAAGGCAGTAAGAGCGTATGATGCAGGTGGAATTCGAACAGAAGCGCCTGTAAGAGATATGTCAACTTATCGCTACCAATACGCAATTCAATATATGGAAGCTAATTATTCAGGAGCCGTTACCTTGGAGAATGTTGCTGAAAAGCTGAATATTAGTTCAAGGCAGCTGCAGCGAGTGTTTAAACAAGTTAACGCCGAACAATCTTTCAGCAGGGCGCTTGAGGATATAAGGTTGAAAGCGGTCTGCCGTAAGCTTGAAGAAAGCAATTGTCCGATCGAACAAATCGCTCAAACGGAAGGATTTACGAATGCTACATATTTGCATATTGTCTTCCGCAAGCGGTTAGGGATGACTCCAGCAACTTATCGAAATGCAAAACAAACTAATTAG
- a CDS encoding Gfo/Idh/MocA family oxidoreductase yields MTIRIGKISYWHVHAWDYTKQAQEHEDTVLAAVWDEDAERGKKAAESLHVPFFESLDDLLAQEDIDAVIVDAPTNVHKDVIVAAAKAGKHIFTEKVIAPTHKEVEEIISAVEDNEVKLTVSLPRLNDGYTLSIQEVLSQELLGEITYVRVRLSHNGATENWLPDHFFSLEQCGGGALIDLGCHPMYLTKLFLGQDVTGVSANFGYVTGKEVEDNAVVTLFTNSGAIGVVEAGFVNSHSPFTIEVHGTEGTLLYGTPEDKLLLRSNKSSDKEEGWKEVALQANRESAFHQWVNHIQKDTFATQNVQIAVELTRLMEAANRSAKEARMVRLADLDA; encoded by the coding sequence ATGACGATAAGAATTGGTAAGATTAGCTATTGGCATGTACATGCTTGGGACTATACGAAGCAGGCACAAGAACATGAGGATACTGTATTGGCTGCCGTTTGGGATGAAGATGCAGAGCGTGGAAAAAAAGCTGCCGAAAGCTTACATGTTCCTTTTTTCGAATCACTGGATGACCTGCTTGCGCAAGAGGATATAGATGCCGTCATAGTGGATGCACCAACTAATGTGCATAAAGATGTTATAGTGGCTGCCGCCAAAGCAGGTAAACATATTTTTACGGAAAAAGTAATTGCCCCTACACATAAAGAAGTTGAAGAAATTATTAGTGCAGTGGAAGATAACGAGGTGAAGCTGACCGTCTCCTTGCCGCGTCTAAATGATGGATACACCTTATCGATTCAAGAAGTTCTAAGTCAAGAATTGCTCGGAGAGATCACCTACGTCAGAGTACGCTTATCCCATAATGGGGCTACAGAAAATTGGCTTCCTGATCATTTCTTCAGTTTGGAACAATGTGGTGGCGGAGCTTTGATTGATCTGGGCTGTCATCCTATGTATTTGACGAAGCTTTTCTTAGGTCAAGATGTGACCGGTGTAAGTGCTAATTTTGGTTATGTAACGGGCAAGGAAGTAGAAGATAATGCAGTGGTGACGCTATTTACGAATTCAGGAGCAATTGGTGTGGTGGAGGCTGGGTTTGTGAATAGTCATTCGCCGTTTACCATCGAGGTGCATGGAACCGAGGGAACACTGCTTTACGGAACACCAGAGGATAAGCTTCTGCTTAGAAGTAACAAATCCTCTGACAAAGAGGAAGGATGGAAAGAAGTAGCGTTACAAGCTAATCGTGAAAGCGCATTCCATCAATGGGTTAATCATATCCAAAAGGATACCTTCGCCACTCAGAATGTTCAAATTGCTGTGGAGCTTACGAGATTGATGGAAGCGGCGAATCGTTCTGCTAAAGAAGCTCGTATGGTTCGCTTAGCAGATCTAGACGCGTAA
- a CDS encoding IS3 family transposase (programmed frameshift): MSKKIFTDKEIKQLSNNPNVRSVSSKAITYTDAFKQLFISENNKGKPPREIFEVCGFDVTVIGLQRVESSAKRWRASYQENGILGLQDTRSHASGRPLKRELTLEEKYAKLEAQNALLRGENELLKKNSFHGKEAKQRIVLSSSQKFVLIHTIIEKYQLSRLVNYLCKVSGVSRSGYYRYWSSEAKQKRIQKKQQDEQLREVILKAFHFKRRKKGARSIKMTLEGQFKVIYNLKRIRRIMKKYSIVCPFRRANPYKRMMKATQEHRVVPNLLNREFKQNIPGKVLLTDITYLFYGSGKKAYLSTIKDSSTNEILAYHVSDRITMDLATDTLLKLKKNQRFKRADGAFIHSDQGSHYTHPYFQKMVKKMKLKQSMSRRGNCWDNAPQESFFGHFKDQASIKPCLTLIELKQEIKDYMTYYNHYRYQWDLKKMTPVQYRDHLLQSA; this comes from the exons ATGAGCAAGAAAATATTTACAGATAAAGAGATCAAGCAGTTATCTAACAATCCGAATGTGAGGTCCGTATCTTCAAAGGCAATTACATATACGGATGCGTTTAAGCAATTGTTTATCTCAGAGAATAATAAGGGGAAGCCGCCGAGAGAAATATTTGAAGTATGTGGTTTTGACGTAACTGTCATTGGGCTCCAAAGAGTCGAATCCTCAGCAAAGAGATGGCGTGCGAGTTACCAAGAGAACGGAATCTTAGGTTTGCAGGATACAAGAAGCCACGCCTCAGGAAGACCCCTTAAACGGGAGCTAACGCTCGAAGAGAAGTATGCCAAGCTAGAAGCTCAGAATGCTTTGCTGCGAGGGGAGAATGAACTGTTAAAAAAGA ATTCGTTTCATGGAAAGGAGGCAAAACAAAGGATAGTACTTTCATCTAGCCAGAAATTTGTCCTTATTCATACCATCATCGAGAAATATCAACTCTCCCGTTTGGTCAACTATTTATGTAAAGTATCCGGGGTTTCCAGGAGTGGATATTACAGGTATTGGTCTTCCGAAGCAAAGCAAAAGAGAATCCAGAAGAAACAGCAAGATGAGCAACTAAGAGAAGTCATTCTAAAAGCTTTTCATTTCAAAAGACGAAAGAAAGGTGCCCGATCCATCAAGATGACATTGGAGGGCCAGTTTAAGGTGATCTACAATTTGAAAAGGATTAGGAGGATTATGAAGAAATACAGCATTGTATGCCCCTTTAGGAGGGCCAATCCCTATAAACGGATGATGAAGGCTACTCAGGAGCATAGGGTCGTTCCTAACCTGCTGAACCGGGAGTTTAAGCAGAACATTCCAGGTAAGGTGTTACTGACGGATATCACTTATTTATTTTACGGATCGGGTAAAAAAGCCTATTTATCCACAATCAAAGATAGTTCAACCAATGAGATCTTGGCATATCACGTGTCAGATCGAATCACAATGGATCTTGCGACAGATACTCTCCTAAAGCTTAAGAAAAACCAAAGGTTTAAAAGAGCTGATGGTGCCTTCATTCACTCTGATCAGGGATCTCATTATACACATCCTTATTTTCAAAAAATGGTTAAGAAAATGAAATTGAAACAATCTATGTCTAGGCGGGGAAACTGCTGGGATAACGCCCCACAAGAATCTTTTTTTGGTCATTTTAAAGATCAAGCTTCCATTAAGCCTTGTTTGACTTTGATTGAGTTAAAACAGGAGATTAAGGATTACATGACCTACTATAACCACTACAGGTATCAATGGGATTTAAAAAAGATGACCCCTGTTCAATACAGAGATCATCTTCTTCAATCTGCCTAG
- a CDS encoding NAD(P)/FAD-dependent oxidoreductase: protein MSHSLELFDVTIIGGGPTGLYTAFYSGMRELKTKLIEAQDELGGRILTYPEKMIWDVGGITPVRGEKLIDQLVQQAQTFEPMIVLGQRIQHCERQEDGNFLLTTDTGEQHLTRTVILAIGYGARKPAKLEIEGADRFEVTNLHYTVQQLDGFRGKRVLISGGGDAAVDWAVELEPIAASVTIVHRRGEFGGHERTVSQMRQSSVTILTPFTVEALHSQDGKIIDTVTVAHTVTGEQQKLEVDAVVVSHGMRCDYGSIRHWGLNMNEWNMQVDDQMITNIPGIYAAGDFVTYPSKVELIAGTFTSGILALNSAKKYMEPDAPYMAYVSSHNDRFKEKNRALGVVEEEE, encoded by the coding sequence ATGAGCCATTCTCTAGAATTATTCGATGTTACGATTATTGGCGGCGGCCCTACGGGATTGTACACGGCCTTTTACAGTGGTATGAGAGAACTGAAAACCAAGCTCATAGAAGCTCAGGACGAATTGGGCGGACGCATACTGACCTACCCGGAGAAAATGATTTGGGATGTTGGAGGAATCACCCCTGTCCGCGGGGAAAAGCTGATCGACCAGTTGGTTCAGCAAGCACAAACCTTTGAGCCGATGATTGTGCTCGGCCAGCGTATCCAGCATTGTGAGCGGCAGGAGGATGGGAATTTCCTATTGACGACAGATACTGGTGAGCAGCATCTCACTCGGACGGTTATTCTGGCCATCGGTTACGGCGCTCGCAAGCCGGCAAAGCTGGAGATCGAGGGAGCAGATCGTTTCGAAGTGACCAATCTGCATTATACGGTGCAGCAGCTGGACGGCTTTCGCGGCAAGCGGGTATTGATCTCTGGCGGCGGTGATGCCGCTGTGGATTGGGCCGTTGAGCTGGAACCGATTGCGGCCAGCGTGACGATAGTCCATCGACGCGGCGAATTCGGAGGACATGAACGGACAGTAAGCCAAATGAGACAGTCTTCCGTGACGATCCTTACCCCCTTTACGGTAGAAGCGCTTCATAGCCAGGATGGCAAAATTATAGACACTGTCACCGTAGCTCATACTGTTACAGGCGAGCAGCAAAAGCTTGAGGTCGACGCTGTGGTCGTCAGTCACGGGATGAGATGCGATTACGGTTCGATCCGCCATTGGGGGCTTAATATGAATGAATGGAACATGCAGGTAGACGACCAAATGATTACCAACATTCCGGGTATCTACGCAGCGGGTGATTTCGTTACTTATCCGAGCAAGGTTGAGCTGATTGCGGGTACCTTCACCAGCGGTATTTTAGCGTTAAATAGTGCGAAGAAGTACATGGAGCCGGATGCCCCTTACATGGCCTACGTCTCGTCCCATAACGACCGTTTCAAAGAGAAGAACCGCGCACTAGGCGTTGTGGAGGAAGAGGAATAA
- a CDS encoding ABC transporter substrate-binding protein — protein MIINKTERWAETMMVIQSKNIWKGLAMLCIAITLSACGSNGGGSQAKSTNTATAATNQGSGQEGVSATKLVTDAYDKQVEIPSSPKRIIYTDNTVGDILLFGVQPIGLIQDGLQYAVYRDEVKDVADVGWPPSPEKLIELEPDLIITSMTDAQQLDVMRKVAPVIQTNEWDPMPVRVQRIGDWLGFEKEADEFLAKHEADINEMWDSLLQKGTIQSGETASVFQYMLGQNRLSVYTTSYLPTFVYHEKGFKPTAGIQELIDDPENYGYSDISAEVLPNMAGDRIFIVYFDGPELDAVKQMINEPIWRDLPAVKAGKVYFVNGGLGITTDPLAREALIKQLPVMLGEQS, from the coding sequence ATGATTATCAATAAAACAGAGAGATGGGCGGAGACAATGATGGTAATTCAAAGCAAAAATATATGGAAAGGTCTAGCTATGCTTTGTATCGCAATAACATTAAGTGCGTGTGGCAGCAACGGCGGAGGCAGCCAAGCTAAATCGACAAATACAGCAACGGCTGCAACAAACCAAGGAAGCGGACAAGAAGGGGTATCAGCAACCAAGCTTGTGACGGATGCTTACGATAAACAGGTGGAGATTCCAAGTTCACCCAAGCGGATTATTTATACAGATAACACGGTCGGGGATATTTTGCTATTTGGCGTTCAACCTATTGGACTGATTCAGGATGGGCTTCAATATGCCGTGTACAGGGATGAAGTGAAAGACGTTGCTGATGTGGGCTGGCCGCCGAGCCCGGAGAAGTTGATTGAGCTGGAGCCTGATCTAATTATTACCTCGATGACAGATGCGCAGCAGCTTGATGTTATGAGAAAAGTTGCGCCAGTTATTCAGACGAATGAGTGGGATCCAATGCCTGTACGCGTGCAGAGAATTGGCGATTGGCTAGGCTTTGAGAAAGAAGCGGATGAATTTCTAGCGAAGCATGAGGCTGACATTAATGAAATGTGGGATTCTCTGCTGCAGAAGGGCACCATCCAGAGTGGTGAGACGGCTTCCGTCTTTCAATATATGCTAGGTCAAAATAGACTTAGCGTGTATACAACAAGCTATTTGCCAACGTTTGTCTATCATGAGAAAGGATTCAAGCCGACGGCAGGTATCCAAGAGCTGATTGATGATCCTGAGAACTACGGATACTCGGACATATCGGCTGAAGTGCTTCCGAATATGGCAGGAGACCGGATCTTTATTGTTTATTTTGACGGTCCTGAGCTTGATGCGGTTAAGCAAATGATCAACGAGCCGATCTGGAGAGATTTGCCTGCCGTGAAGGCGGGGAAAGTTTATTTTGTAAACGGGGGGCTGGGCATTACGACAGATCCGCTCGCGAGAGAAGCATTAATTAAACAGCTTCCAGTTATGTTGGGAGAGCAGTCATGA
- a CDS encoding AraC family transcriptional regulator has translation MERNGLEVRRPVHTLYFELHHLQHVVTSPSSGIPPQPLTSYTLLVMEDGEVSQSWDDEEYTLKAGSCWIFSPGSIIDMSKFHGQGGSFWLLNFSILGNTARPVTTYLQVGECRISSTKVPLRIVREISKYQNDKSAARQMDNHARFQKLMRIMIESTKDQPASETTRQSVLAIIEQLKEHFAEEISVEELAAQAQISKRRFTHWFKHITGKHVLEYITDLRMESAKQLLLKGERLQEIAVKVGYRDEFYFNRRFKQTEGLTPGQFVRNYENKPAHICALTCLGHLLALGIRPIAAAKNLTNRPYLRNLSLDIHRVNNIPYQLEEIAELQPEYILVSNEQECEELSAVASTMIFSQNDHKPMTLLAMLGEAFNKQRIAQQLILQYEQKAERHRTELRGFISKEETVSVIEIRTDSIYVFGNFWCRGAYNLYDGLGMTAPPIIEQEMLNREAYRLITEEQLSLYAGDRLFVSILDPVRFRALEKTFIWKQLKAVQNNHIYSIDPEHFAVSDPISMHSQMDVQMKLLLAR, from the coding sequence TTGGAAAGGAACGGTTTGGAGGTCAGAAGGCCGGTACATACCCTTTATTTCGAATTGCACCATTTACAACATGTTGTTACTTCCCCATCAAGTGGAATCCCCCCGCAACCGCTGACCTCCTATACCTTGTTGGTCATGGAGGACGGTGAGGTCTCGCAAAGTTGGGACGATGAAGAATATACGCTAAAGGCTGGAAGCTGCTGGATATTTAGTCCTGGATCGATTATCGACATGAGCAAATTTCATGGTCAGGGCGGCTCGTTTTGGCTGCTCAACTTTTCCATCCTAGGCAACACAGCCAGACCCGTCACGACCTATTTGCAAGTCGGTGAATGCCGTATTTCCTCTACAAAAGTTCCGCTGCGCATCGTCAGGGAAATCAGCAAATACCAGAATGATAAGTCTGCTGCACGGCAAATGGACAATCACGCGAGATTTCAAAAGCTGATGCGAATCATGATAGAGAGCACGAAAGATCAGCCTGCTTCCGAAACTACACGTCAATCAGTACTAGCCATTATTGAACAGCTCAAGGAGCATTTTGCCGAAGAGATATCCGTAGAGGAGCTTGCTGCGCAAGCCCAAATCAGCAAACGCAGATTCACCCACTGGTTTAAGCACATTACTGGAAAGCATGTTTTGGAGTACATTACGGACTTGCGGATGGAATCAGCAAAACAACTCTTATTAAAAGGCGAGCGCCTGCAAGAGATCGCCGTCAAGGTCGGTTACCGGGATGAATTTTATTTCAACCGTCGCTTTAAGCAGACGGAGGGCTTAACGCCCGGACAATTTGTCCGCAACTACGAGAACAAACCAGCTCATATTTGTGCACTAACCTGCCTCGGTCATTTACTCGCACTTGGCATCCGGCCCATCGCAGCCGCAAAGAATTTAACCAACAGACCCTACTTGCGAAACCTTAGTCTGGATATTCACCGGGTGAACAATATTCCTTATCAACTGGAAGAGATTGCTGAGTTACAGCCGGAATATATACTGGTATCGAACGAACAGGAATGTGAAGAGCTATCAGCCGTTGCCTCTACGATGATCTTCTCCCAAAACGACCATAAACCAATGACTTTACTGGCGATGCTCGGCGAAGCTTTTAATAAACAGAGGATAGCACAGCAGCTAATTTTGCAATATGAACAGAAAGCTGAGCGTCACAGAACCGAATTACGGGGATTCATATCCAAGGAAGAAACGGTTTCTGTTATCGAAATACGCACTGATTCCATTTATGTGTTTGGCAACTTCTGGTGCCGTGGAGCTTATAATTTATATGATGGACTAGGCATGACAGCCCCTCCCATTATTGAGCAAGAGATGCTTAACCGTGAGGCTTATCGCCTGATTACAGAGGAGCAACTTTCGCTATACGCAGGTGACCGATTATTTGTGAGCATTCTTGATCCGGTTCGATTCAGAGCGCTGGAGAAGACTTTCATCTGGAAGCAGCTAAAGGCTGTACAAAATAATCATATCTATTCCATAGACCCGGAACATTTCGCTGTCAGCGACCCCATCTCCATGCACAGCCAAATGGACGTGCAGATGAAGCTTCTGCTTGCTCGCTAG